In the genome of Flavobacteriales bacterium, the window GAATGTACATAAGTCCCGGGAGTAGAACGATCCGGGAACCTTCGCCGAACCTCCACATCACACATCACACATCACACATCATACATCATACACCCCCCCGTACCCATCAGCAAACCCTACCCCGCCAGCCTCACGCGTTACGCACTGCCTCCTGCCTACTGCCTACTGCCTACTTCACACCACCCGGGAACCTCTCCCGACTTTCTACTAACGACTAATTACTATCTTTGCATTCCCAAAACCATGAACCGGTCAGAAGAAAAACATATTTACCCCATTTTCGATCAGATTCTGGGGCGAAAGGAAAAAGAAGATTTCCTGAAGCAAAAAGCCATGGTGATCTGGATGACAGGTTTGTCCGGATCCGGAAAAAGCACCCTGGCCAAATCGCTTGAGCGCAGACTTTTTGAGAAAAAGTTCTTTACGCAGGTGATCGACGGTGACAATGTGCGGGCCGGCATCAACAACAACCTGGGATTTTCCGAAGACGACCGGAATGAGAATATCCGAAGGGTAGCCGAGGTCTCAAAGTTATTCCTTGATTGTGGCATCATCACCATCAATTGCTTTGTAAGTCCCACCCGGGCATACCGGGAAATGGCACGTAAGATCATCGGGACAGAGAACTTTGTTGAAGTTTATGTGAATGCACCCATTGAAGTTTGTGAAGATCGTGATGTGAAGGGCTTGTACAAGAAAGCACGGGCAGGAGAGATCAAGGACTTCACTGGCATCAGTGCGCCATTCGAGGCTCCCGAGCATCCGGATGTAGAGATTCGCACGGATCAATCCAGCATTGATGAGGCCGTTCAACAGTTACTGGATTTTATAGAACCCCGGATCACCAAAGACCGGAGCGATTCATAAAAGCATTTATAGAAAGACACGAAAGCATGAAGTCCTATAATTTAAGTCACCTGCGCGAACTGGAAGCCGAATCCATCTATGTGATCCGCGAGGTTGCTGCGCAATTCGAAAAACCCGCCTTGCTTTTCTCAGGAGGAAAAGATTCAATCGTGATGCTCCACCTGGCAAGAAAAGCTTTCTGGCCTGCCCGTCTTCCCTTCCCTCTGGTGCATATCGATACCGGTCATAATTTTGACGAAACCATCGCATTCAGAGATCGGTTGGTGGAAAAGATCGGGGCACGTCTGATTGTTGGCAGTGTACAGGAATCCATCGATAGCGGAAGAGCGACCGAGGAAAAAGGATTCAACGCCAGCCGGAATGCCCTGCAAACCGTAACCTTGCTAGACACCATCGAGGAACACAAATTTGATGCCGCCATGGGTGGCGCACGCAGAGACGAAGAAAAGGCACGTGCCAAGGAACGTTTCTTCTCACACCGCGACGAGTTCGGGCAGTGGGACCCGAAGAACCAACGCCCCGAGCTGTGGAACCTCTTCAATGGAAAGAAACTCATCGGTGAGCACTTCCGTGTATTCCCGATCAGCAATTGGACAGAAATGGATGTTTGGCAATACATCCTCCTGGAAAATATTGACCTGCCTTCACTGTATTTCAGTCACGAAAGAGAAGTGATCAAAAGAGATGGTATGTGGCTTGCCGCCTCCGAATACCTGAATCTGAAGGACACGGAAGAGGTGGAACGCAAGGTGGTTCGTTTCCGCACCATTGGCGACATGACATGCACAGGTGCGGTTGAATCTCCTGCCAGTACCTTGCAGGATATCATTTCAGAAGTGGCCGCTTCACGCATCACCGAAAGAGGTGGCCGGGCCGACGACAAACGCTCCGAAGCTGCTATGGAAGACAGAAAGAAAGCCGGTTATTTTTAATCGAATCCCTGTCCGGCATGAGTCCGGATCAAATCATATTCCCAATTATGACAAACAACGTTGACACCGAAGGCTACCTGAATATGGAGCTGCTGCGCTTCACCACCGCTGGAAGCGTAGACGACGGTAAGAGTACTTTGATCGGTCGGCTGCTTTACGATAGCAAGTCGATCTTCGAAGACCAATACGAGGCCATTAAAGAAACCAGCATGAAACGTGGCAGTGGTGAGGTCGATCTGGCTTTGCTGACGGACGGGCTTCGTGCAGAACGCGAACAGGGTATCACCATTGATGTGGCGTATCGCTACTTCGCCACGCCCAAGCGTAAATTCATCATCGCAGATACACCCGGCCATATACAATACACCCGCAATATGGTAACGGGAGCATCCACCGCCAACCTGGCCATCATTCTTGTGGATGCCCGCCAGGGTGTGGTAGAACAGACCTGCCGGCATGCATTCATCGCATCTCTGCTCCGTATACCCCACGTGGTGCTTTGTATCAACAAGATGGACCTGGTTGAATACAAGCAGGAAGCATTTGAGAAGATCCGGAAAGATTTCGAGGCATTCGCTTCAAAGCTGGATGTAACGGACGTTCGCTTTATCCCGATCTCCGCATTGAAAGGCGATAACGTGGTGAACAGGTCTGAGAATATGAAATGGTATGACGGACCTACGCTGTTATACCTGCTGGAGAACATTCATATCGCCAGTGACAACAACCACATCGATCGTCGTTTCCCGGTGCAGTACGTGGTTCGCCCGCAATCTGATGAATATCACGACTTCCGGGGCTATGCCGGACGCATTGCCGGTGGCGTGTTCAAGGTAGGCGACCAGGTGATGGTTCTTCCTTCCGGGTTCACGTCAAAGATCCAGTCCATACATCTGATGGATGAACGTCTGGAAGAAGCGTTCGCACCTATGTCGGTGACCATGACCCTGGAAGACGACATCGACATTAGTCGCGGGGATATGATCGTAAGGGAAGACAACGCACCGAATGTGAGCCAGGATCTTGAAATCATGATCTGCTGGATGAATGAGAAGAAATTAAGCGTACGCAACAAATATGTGATCATGCACACATCCAAGGATGCAAAGTGTGTGGTCAAAGAGATCAAGTACCGGGTAGATATCAATACGTTGCACCGCATAGAGGATGTTGATTCGCTTGGTTTAAATGAGATAGGACGGGTATCCCTGCGTACAACACAACCGTTGTTCTTTGATTCCTACCGTAAAAACAGAAGCACAGGAAGTGTGATCCTTGTTGACGAGGGTACAAATGAGACGGTAGGCGCCGGTATGATCATTTGATCACGTGGACCTGATTCGTTTAGGGATATAAAAAAAGCCGAACAAATTGTTCGGCTTTTTTTATGCTTATATTTTCAAATCTACTTCAGTGCAAATTTTACAGGAAGGTTAAAGCTTACCATCACGGGTTTACCACGTTGTTTTCCGGGTTTCCATTTGGGCATGGAGCTTACCACACGAAGTGCTTCTTCATCACATCCGCCTCCGATTCCGCGGGCGATTTTCGCATCCTTGATGGAACCATCAGGCATCACCACAAAGTTCACATACACCGTACCGGTGATACCTGCGTCCAGTGCTTTAGGCGGATAATTCATATTCTTCACAATGAACTTCTGCATGTTGATGAACGCGCATTTTTCCTTTTCGGCTTTGCTCTTTTCATCTTCACAGCCAGGAAATCTGGGCATATCTTCCACGATTACAAAAATCTCAGGAGCCGCTTCTTCTTCCTGCACCATTTCCATGGGCGCGATCTCGGTTTTTTCATCGATCTCAGACTGAAACACAGGAGTTTCATTGACCTCCTGGTCATCTTCCACGATCTCTATCTCTTCCGGCGGTGCGGGTGGTGGTGGCGGTGGTGGTGGTGGTGGTGTTTCCTGACGGGTGACCGGAATCATTTCTTCCGCAATGTCATCCACCATCACGTCTCCCAGATCCATCAGGGTTCTGTCAAATACCTTTATTTCAAACCCGATCAGAATAACGCACAATACTGCGGCATAACTGATCAGCATGTAAGTCGGCCGCTTTTTCTCAAGATCGGCTTCCGGTGATTTTTTTACGCTCATAATACGATATCTAAAAGGTTTCAGCGGCCCTTTATCCGTGCTAATTTACATATTTTTTTATTTAGAATACAAGCCTGTTTCGTTGGCTATCTCCGGGAAAACATCTCCGGTGACTTCCCATAAACGGTGTAGAACATGATCAATCCGGCCAGACAACCGATCCCGTTGGCCATCATGTCCATCAGATCTCCGGATCGTTGACTGAAGATGATCAGCTGCAGTCCTTCGATCAGGGTACCATAGACAAAACCAATGATCACGGCAGTGCTCCTGGCATGATAACGTAAGGCATAGAACGGATGTTGTTTACTGAAAGCAACGATCAGGGAAGATACCAGCACTGCAAAGAGAATGGCATGTGCTGCCTTGTCAAATGACAACAAATCCCACAGGTCACTATCCGGTAGCTCATCACCCGGCAGACCGCAAAGTCCAAGGATCAGTAATGCCCAAAAAACGGGAAACGCGAAATGCCTGAAAAGCATGACCGGTTACTCTCCGATCAATTCCTTGTATTCGTTGGCAGATAGAAGATCCTCCAGTTCAGAGGATTCACCGATGGAAATCTTCACCATCCAACCATCTCCATACGGATCTTTATTGATCGATTCGGGATTTGCTTCGAGAGAATCATTCCATTCCAGCACTTCCCCGGACAGGGGCATGAACAGGTCGGATACGGTCTTCACTGCTTCCACCGTACCAAATACATCCTCTTTGGCCAGGGTATCACCGATCGTATTAATATCCAGGAAAACAATATCGCCCAGTTCTCCTTGCGCGAAATCCGTAATACCGATAAAGGCGACCTCTCCTTCGATGCGCACCCACTCGTGGTCTTTGGTGTATTTCAGGTTTTCAGGAATGTTCATTTTGTTAATTTTTTGTCAAAAATACATTTTTTTCCAAAGCTGACAAGGAAGGAAATTAGTGCGAAATTAGGGTTTGAAAGATGCGTGATATTATCATTGAGCAAGGGTAAACCGTACGCTTACACCGGCACTGGTATTCGACGTGGGAAAGGCGGAACTCAGTGCCGGTTTGGTAATGATCCTGTCAAAGAAAACACGAACATTAAACCGCTCATTGATCACGTAGTCACCCGATGTTTTGATGGAGATGGTGTTGTTACCTCCTGAAGCCTGATTGATGATGTTGCCATTTTCTTCCCATCTCCTGGTGGTCAGGTTATTCCTGAAAGACAGATCCGCTCTCAGATTAAGGTCACTCTTCAGGTTTGACTTACCCACCTTGATAGGCAGTTCGAGATCCTTGATGCGATACCCACCGCCGATGACAAGTTCTCTTCCCCGCTGCTCCATCAACTGGCTGTTGGCAAAATTCATGGACAGATTCCGGTCCTTACGAATTTCAACCTTGGTAATAAGGCTGTTGTTCCAGGTGGCATCCACATTGATCAACGGGCTGAACTGTTCGGTGATCGATACCTGGTTGATCTGTCGCTGTGATATGAAATTGGCGTTCACATCACGGTTATAGGCAGCCCCGTTCTGTTCGGAATACAACAGGTTGGTGGTGTATGATCCGACATTGAATGAAGACCGGTAACCATGATTCATATTAAATGATTTGAATCGCTTTTTGAAGAATTCCATCTTCATAAAGCCTGTGTAGTTTACGGTCCAGTTGGGTTTGGGAAGCATGTTAAACGGGCTCAATGTTACCGTGGATGCACTCTTGTTTCCATAGGCTGCAATGAATGCCGGGATCATGACATCCTGGGAATTCTGCCCGTATCCATCCCAATACTGTCCTATCACGGGACCGGTGGAGTTGCTGTTCTTCTGCCCGAGTCTTGGCGAAATCTGCGATCGTAAATCGAGGAATTTCTGGAACACCTTCGAATTACCGTTTTTATCATCACCCTTGAACGCGGTACCCCAGGCTATAAAGGATACGCTCAGATTACCGGTTTCCATCGGACTGTAACTTTTATATCCGGAAGCTCCGTCCCATCGGA includes:
- the cysC gene encoding adenylyl-sulfate kinase translates to MNRSEEKHIYPIFDQILGRKEKEDFLKQKAMVIWMTGLSGSGKSTLAKSLERRLFEKKFFTQVIDGDNVRAGINNNLGFSEDDRNENIRRVAEVSKLFLDCGIITINCFVSPTRAYREMARKIIGTENFVEVYVNAPIEVCEDRDVKGLYKKARAGEIKDFTGISAPFEAPEHPDVEIRTDQSSIDEAVQQLLDFIEPRITKDRSDS
- the cysD gene encoding sulfate adenylyltransferase subunit CysD — protein: MKSYNLSHLRELEAESIYVIREVAAQFEKPALLFSGGKDSIVMLHLARKAFWPARLPFPLVHIDTGHNFDETIAFRDRLVEKIGARLIVGSVQESIDSGRATEEKGFNASRNALQTVTLLDTIEEHKFDAAMGGARRDEEKARAKERFFSHRDEFGQWDPKNQRPELWNLFNGKKLIGEHFRVFPISNWTEMDVWQYILLENIDLPSLYFSHEREVIKRDGMWLAASEYLNLKDTEEVERKVVRFRTIGDMTCTGAVESPASTLQDIISEVAASRITERGGRADDKRSEAAMEDRKKAGYF
- the cysN gene encoding sulfate adenylyltransferase subunit CysN produces the protein MTNNVDTEGYLNMELLRFTTAGSVDDGKSTLIGRLLYDSKSIFEDQYEAIKETSMKRGSGEVDLALLTDGLRAEREQGITIDVAYRYFATPKRKFIIADTPGHIQYTRNMVTGASTANLAIILVDARQGVVEQTCRHAFIASLLRIPHVVLCINKMDLVEYKQEAFEKIRKDFEAFASKLDVTDVRFIPISALKGDNVVNRSENMKWYDGPTLLYLLENIHIASDNNHIDRRFPVQYVVRPQSDEYHDFRGYAGRIAGGVFKVGDQVMVLPSGFTSKIQSIHLMDERLEEAFAPMSVTMTLEDDIDISRGDMIVREDNAPNVSQDLEIMICWMNEKKLSVRNKYVIMHTSKDAKCVVKEIKYRVDINTLHRIEDVDSLGLNEIGRVSLRTTQPLFFDSYRKNRSTGSVILVDEGTNETVGAGMII
- a CDS encoding energy transducer TonB: MSVKKSPEADLEKKRPTYMLISYAAVLCVILIGFEIKVFDRTLMDLGDVMVDDIAEEMIPVTRQETPPPPPPPPPPAPPEEIEIVEDDQEVNETPVFQSEIDEKTEIAPMEMVQEEEAAPEIFVIVEDMPRFPGCEDEKSKAEKEKCAFINMQKFIVKNMNYPPKALDAGITGTVYVNFVVMPDGSIKDAKIARGIGGGCDEEALRVVSSMPKWKPGKQRGKPVMVSFNLPVKFALK
- a CDS encoding VanZ family protein; its protein translation is MLFRHFAFPVFWALLILGLCGLPGDELPDSDLWDLLSFDKAAHAILFAVLVSSLIVAFSKQHPFYALRYHARSTAVIIGFVYGTLIEGLQLIIFSQRSGDLMDMMANGIGCLAGLIMFYTVYGKSPEMFSRR
- the gcvH gene encoding glycine cleavage system protein GcvH, whose product is MNIPENLKYTKDHEWVRIEGEVAFIGITDFAQGELGDIVFLDINTIGDTLAKEDVFGTVEAVKTVSDLFMPLSGEVLEWNDSLEANPESINKDPYGDGWMVKISIGESSELEDLLSANEYKELIGE